From the genome of bacterium CG_4_10_14_0_2_um_filter_33_32:
AGCTGCTTTACTTTTATTAAATTTTAATAATCTGTCTAGTCTTTGCATAGCTTTAAGGCTATGCAAATTAGTCTTATATCACAAGGCTTTGATATGCATATTGGAAACTCCTTAGTTATTTGCAGGAGTCTCAAATGTTTCGTAACTTATTCAATAGAAATTGAACTGCCTTGCTCTATTGTGCCAAACTCCCGTGTTTGATGTTTGATTATGCCTTGTTAAACAAATAATGTCCATTGGCTCGAAATGTTTTTCCAATCTTTGCCACATCAAAAATCCAACAGCCGTAAATTTCTTTTTAATCCATTGATCAGCAATAACTCAACCCATAACTTTTCCGGGCTTCAAAATTCTTGCAATTTCCGAAGCAGTTTTTTCTAATTCATCGTAAAATTCTGTTTTCTCGCAAGAAATTTTACCGATACATTCCTTGTTGTCAGAATAGTTGATATTGTCGGAGTATGGCGAATCAATAAAAATAAAATCAACAGAATTTTTTTCAAGCGGGATTTTCCGAGAATCGTTTTTAATAACATCTGGGCGGACAATGTTTAAATCATAGCCAATTACTTTTCGATTTAATTCTTTGGCAACATCAATTGTTGTTCCGCTTCCGCACATCGGATCAACAACTAAATCACCCTCTTTTGTATATCTTTGGAGTAAATTCCAAATAACAAAAGCCGGCGTTACGCCGTTGTATTTATTATTTCCGTGTGGCTTGTCGCCATAATTCTGTCTAGGAAAATCCCAAAGTGTCGTTGATTCTATTTCCATAATGTTACTCAAAAATTGTTTCAATTTTCTTTTTTAGTTTATCGTTCAAAACAAAAGTATCGCCAGAAACGTGTTTTAACGCAAAATATGGTTTATTTTTATTGCAATCATCAGTAATACCAATTTCTTCCTCTAAATCATTATCGAAAATAACCGATTTTCCTAAATTTTTATCAATTGCGTCTTCTATTTCCTTTGATGATTTGTTAGCGGTTGTTATCGCATCAGATTTTTTTGCAATTTGATTATCCTTGTCATAAACCGCAACATACGGGAATTTAAATTTATTTAATAGATGGATATATATCTTTATATTATCCTTTCCGCCACAATCAATCTGCGTATATTCGTATTTAAAAAGAGATAATTTTTTTGCTAAATATGGAATAATAGTTTTATCGGTCGGTCCCTCAACTAAAATAATTTTTTCGGCAAAAAATAATTCTCCTCGGTCTGGATTTATCCAATACGCTATATTGAAATTCTTTTTGTCGTCATCGAGGGTAAATAAATCTTCCGTGCATTGTAAAATTTTACTTCCCTCATTTACATCGGTTTTGTATACCTTACAAATAGATTTATACATTTCAAGATCAATAAAAGAGCTTGAATGAGTGGAAAGTAAAACCTGATTATTTACTTGGGAAAGCTCTTTAAGGGAATAAAACAATTCCCTTTGTGCTTGTGGGTGTAAATATAGCTCAGGTTCTTCAAAAATAAAATAGTTTGACTCTGACGCTTTTCTGCTGGTTTTTTCTTCAGTTGCTTGTGCCTCTTTTTGTTTAATTTCTTTAGAAATATTAGCCCATGCTTTTATCAACGCAAAAATTAGTGCTCTTTGTAATCCATGACCTTTTCTGACTATATCTGTTGGCACACCATCATCAACCCAGACCGAGGTTCCGACTTTTAAGACCTCATCAATGTCGGGCGGTGTGATTTCAATATTTATTGTTGTATGCCATTTTTTAAGTTCATCTTCTATTATTTTTTCAAGCTTGGTTATCTGCTCTGGTCTGCTTTCATTTAGCGATCCGTCGGAAATATTTTTATTTAGAGTTTGAGTTAATTCAGCTATTTTCTTTTTAGCGTCAATATATTGCTGGTTATCAAATGACATTTCATTTATGACATTGGACAAAAGTTGATTGAAAATAGATTTGCCTTTAACATTAAACTCTTCTGTCGCATTTTTTACTGCGGGAATAAAAAAAATATTTCCAAAAATCCCTTGGGCTACTGACTTTAGGCCTAAAAAATTTGTAGCCTCTAAATCATACTGAAAAGCTATACTGGTTCTGTTATCTTGTATGTATTTTTCTTGAGCGTCTTTTACAATTTCTTTTGTTATCCTACCCGTGGAAGGTATTAAATCTTTTAGTGGTGTCGAGTTAATTTTATCTCTACTTGTAAAATCGCTGATTTTTTCTTCTTTTAGATAGTCATCGTTTGGTATTTCGCAATATCCATGATATTCAAAATTACATCCCTTTATAATTTGTTTTTTAACTTTAATATGGTTGTCCGAAGTTAAATATTTTTGAAATTGTGCCTTATCGTGGTCGTCAAGTTCTTTAAACTCAACTTCTACAAATAAATCCTCGCTTCCTTTCTTGAAATCTAATTCTATACAACCCATTTCCCCAAAAAAGAATAAAAGAGCGGAAAGTATATTAGATTTACCATGATTATTTTGACCAATAAAAATCATGATATCCTCAAAATCGATATCTAAATCTTTTATTGATCGCCAATTATGAATTTTTACATGACAAATTTTCATAAACTACTTCAATAGTTTTTTCAAGTCATCAATAAATTTATCAAACATTTTTACTTTGTCGCTTTCTTCAATGTTTGTTTCGCTTAAGACATAACTGCCGTCTGTATCAACCTCAACAATCGCCCTGCCTTTCTTTGTAGGTTTTTTGACTGTTAGTGTTCCGTCCTCGTCCGGCGTTACAAAATAAACTTTGATATGTTTTGTCGCTTCATCGGAAGCAAGTTTTATTTTCCAATAACCCGTTTGGGCGATTCTCTCTCGCAGGGTAACTTTGCTGGACAACACAGCGACAACCTTGCTTATTTTTGGATGGTAAATAATTAAATCAACATCCGGCAAATGTGAACCAAACTCGCCATAATCAACAATTAAGTTTCTTTTTACCAAACTTAATTCTTTTGAAAGATTTGATCCGTTCGTTCTTTCAAGACTATTTCCATTTACCACTTGCAAGCCCAGAGCATTAACTTCGTCCGTGATGATGTATTCAATCAATTTCTCCAAGTTTTTACCCTTGAATGCTCGCCAAGATTGCTCGTGGTCATCTCCCTTAAAATCTTTTTTGTGTTGTTCTTTTGCTTCTTTTAGAACATTTGAAATGTGCCTATATGCTTCCGCACCATGTTTTTTCTTTTTCGTATCGTAAATTTTGATGAGGTCTTGTATTGTCATAGTTTTATTTTTCCATTATTAAAATATACTCTGTTGGATAAACAGAAACTTTATTTTTATCATTTATACCGGCAAACCGGCCCGTCTTTTCATCTCTAACGGACGGCAAATTTTTTGACGGTATTTCTCTTTTGATAATATCGGCGATCTTTAATCCCAAGTTTTGCAATTGCTCGGCAAAAACTTCCGCATTAAGTATCTCAACACCCTTTAAACTCGTATTGCCGATAACAATACAAGTTTTGCCGCCTTTTTTTAGCATCCTTTTCATTTCAACAAAAACTTGATTCATTTCGCTAAAGTATGTTGAAACTTCCTCGGCGGTTTTCTTGTCTTTTTTCAACAATTCTTTTCTGATATTTTCTGCAATTACGCTATTAAGCGTCAAATCTTTTTTATTGTGATATGAAGTGCCAATAAATCGCTTTCGGAAATCACTCAAATCTTTGGTGTATTCTAACCATAAAGCGGTTAGCTGGTGCAGGTCGGCGTATTCGTAAGAGGTAACATAGGGCGGCGAAGTGACAATCAAGCTGACACTGTTATCTTTTGCCTGAATTGTCCTTGCGTCCGTGCAAATTACCTTGCTCGGAACTTTCAAATAACCTTTTTCTGATAGCAATTCAAATAATCGCGCGTTGCCTCGTAACATCATTTTTATTTGTTTCAAGAATGTTTTAATTGGCTCTGACGGTTTTTTTTCAAAATCCCTCGTCGGTTTATTACTTTTTTGTAGCCATATAGAGCAATTTTTGAGAATGTTTGAAAATCCACAAAAGAAAAAATCTTGGACATCTTGATCTTTTATTTTTGAAATCTCGGCAAAAATAAAAGCAAGTTTCCTTTTTTCTTCTGGCTTAAACCAGTAATCAATCCTTTCATGTTCAGGTGCTTTTACTCTTGTTTTATCGTTGTATGTTTCCAATCTCTTTTGAAAATTTGCAAACTCCTTTTCAATTTTAACTGGATCAATCGCTGTAATTTTTGCTTTTGTAATCAAGACAGCAACAGGGTTAATATCAACGGCAATTGACGGTCGTCCCATAACTTTTGATTCAACAAGCGTTGTTCCGCAACCACCAAACGGATCAACGATAAAATCACCTACTCGTGTATATTTTTCCGCCAAACGAGAAACTATTTGCGGAATAAATTTTGCGGGGTAACGATGATAACCATGTGTAATATACGCCGTGTCTTTTCTGGTTTTATCCGAAAAAGACCACGACGGATTAATTTTTGTTTTATTCAATAATGAAGTTATGGTTTGGCTCATATTTATTTTTTAATTAAGTCGTCTACCTTTACATCTAATGCTTGAGCGATTTTAGTTAGCGTTTCAATAGTTGGGTTGGGATTCAAGCCAGATTCTACTGTAACGACGGTATTTAGCGACAAATCCGCTAACTTAGACAAACGATCTTGAGAAATACCTTTTTCTTGTCTAATCTTTTTAAGGTTTTTGCCTATCATTGATTTAGAATTATTGTTTAACATAGTTTTTATTAAGATATACCATTATATTGTATTGGTTATAAAGTATCCTTTAACCTTCATCAATTACAATGATACCAAATACTAAAACTTTGGTCAACAAAAATTTAGGGAGTTCCTTGTCGTTGCCCGCACACGGGTGGGTTGGGGCAAGGGCAACATTTTCTTTGGCGGCGCATCTCGCTTTGCGAAATACGGCCCCCAATTCCGCCGAAAAAAAGGGCAGTCAGAGCGAGGGCGTGGCGGAAGGAGGGGGTTGGGGGGAGGAATTCCGCCACGCCCGAGCCGAAGTCCGCCAGCAGGCGGATAAACTCCGTCGTTTCCGCCGTCCCGCAGTTGGCGGGACACCAAAGCAAAACAATTTTCAATTCCTTTTAAGAAAAATTTGGCGGGCGAGCGAGCAAACTCTTTCCCCTGAAAATTTGAAATGTCTTGATTGGTCGGGAATGCGAGATTTGAACTCGCGACCTCAGCGTCCCGAACGCTGCGCGCTGCCGGGCTGCGCTAATCCCCGATATTTCAGCCTAATTTCAGTTTAACATATCAAAGTTAAACTATGTCAAATAAAAATAAACAGATTTAATTTACCCCACTTAGAAATAAACCGCTTTAAAACTTGCTAGAGACCTCTAACAATAAATATATTCCATAACTGAAAAAGTATAATGTTTCGCAAGCAAATTTCTAACGGAGTTTATAGGTTAATACAAATTAAAGCCGAGGTTGTATTAAGTTTAAGCAATGAAAAATAACAGAGCAAGGTTTAAATTGAATACATAAGCAAATAAGGGGAATTTTATGAGCCTTAAAATTGAAACTACATTAGAAGATGACATACCTGTTATTAAAATTGAGGGAGAATTAACTCGTGCAACCACTAACCAACACATGCCGCTTCAAACAGAGATTCTAAAAAGGGCGAGGTTAGGAAATTATAAAGTTATTGTTGATCTTTCAAGAACAAGATTCTTAGATGGTAAAGGGTTAGCCTGTTTAATTGAAATATCAGAGATAGTCAGACTGCATGAAGGTAAAATCGGTATCGTAAGCAACAACGATTTATATACCAGAATATTAAAATTTGAAAAATTTCATGACTTGTTCACGGTTTTTGATTCACTCACAGAAGCAACTTTTACGCTTGCAGAATTTGTAAATCCATAAATACAACAGCAAGCATAGCTATTTAAAATATAAAAAAACAGAGAAACTGTTATTTATTTTCTCTGTAACTGTTGAATTTTTCTTCGGGCTCTAAAAAGCGCATTATCAATAATTTTTTCGTCCTTAAATCGTAATTCTTTCGAAATATCATAGTAACTATAGCCATTAACACGCAACATTAAAATATCTCTTTCGCAATCACTTAATACATGCAGATAATCATTAAGATCTTCAGTTGTTATTAACCTATCGGGTTGGTTTTCCCTTAATAGAATTTTGTTTTTGACTTTACTATAGATATAATCCTCACGTCTATTATTTGGTTTTTCATCATCAATATATAAACCGTATAAGGATATAGAATCATTGATAGGCCGGTGTTTTTGCCTGTTTGCGTTCTTTATAGCAGTTATCATCTTCCGCCTTATACACATTTCGGCAAAATACCCAAATGATGTTCTTTTATCAAACCTAAAATCCTGTACTGCCAAAAATAAACCGATATTACCTTCTTGAACCTTATCATCATAAACTATGCCTTGATCCGGATAACATCGCGCTATATAACTTATGATATTTTTGTATCTGTTTACAATATGATTATAGGCAATCTGATCATTTATCTTAGCCAGCTTGACTAACTCGATTGTCGGTAAAGAATGATAATCAATAAAAATTATCTCCATCTCCAACCTGATCACCCCTTTCTTTTATTATTAATGATCGTTTAGTAACCTAAAGATTTTAGATTATATCTTAGTTTCCGTAAAAGGGCAAATATCTTTATAGGCACACATACTGCAATGATTATATACCGGTGCTGGATCAAACTTTTGTTCCCTAACCCCTGTTGATACCTGCCATATCTTTTCTTTTATTTTTTCCAAGTCTTTTTCGGTTTTTATGGTTTCACCCTTAATACCGGATTCTATAAAATGCAAACTAACTTTGTCGGGCAACCTGCCTTCAATTTCTTTATAAGCAAGCGCGTAAATTGAAAGCTGCATTGATTGTTTAGCACGTAAATCTGCTTTTTCTTTTTCCTTTACTTCTGAAGTTTTAAAATCAGAAATTTCAATATAATCTCTGGATTTGTAAACAACATCAAACCTGCCATTTACCCGAACTTTTGTATCATCATCAAAGACAAGATTAAAATCAAATTTTTCCTCTACTTTTTCCGGCATCCTACCTTCTTCTTTTTGTTGATTATAAAAAAATCTTAGCGCATCCCTGCCGTTTCTTAATCTTTCCTCCTCATGCTCGCGAGTAATAAAACCTTCAGATACCCAGGCTTTTTCAAAAAATTCCCAAACCATTTCCAGATTTATTTCTTTATTGTTTAATTTATAAAAAAAATAGTTTTCTATAGCTGAATGTATAGCCGAGCCATAATGCACTGAGTGGTGCCTTAAAATAGGAACTTTTAATATATTGATATATTTAAACTTTAAAGGACAATCAAGATAATCATTAATCTGATGAGGACTTAAATTCAAACGGCCGTCTTTTGTAAAAAAGTGTTGGGGGAATTCAGTTCTTTCCTGTTTTTTATATTTGTGGATTTGCAGTTCTGGTTTTAATTTATAAACATCCTTATTAAGAAACGGTTCATCTAAAGCTTCTAAGATGAACTGGGAAGTTTTAGCCGCTCTTTTGCCTCCATAGTTTTGTGATGAACACAAGTATAGTTCTTTTTTTGCCCTAGTCATACCAACATAAAATAATCGGCGTTCTTCCTGCAAATGATAATCGCCTTCGGGCAATCTTTCTTTGACTAATTTTTCAGGAACCACAATAGACGCTCCCCTGTTTCTCTGCGGAAATCTTCCATCAACAAGATTAGCCAGGAATACAACTTCAAATTCTAATCCTTTTGCTTTATGAATAGTTAATAAATTAACAGCATCAATATCAGGGTCTAAATCCGCTAACTCAGGATCATCATCAACTCCCAAAAGCATATCCTGATATTCTTTAAATTTAAGGATTGATTTATCAAAAGATGTTTCTTCAAAAAGACTAATCTTTTCAAAAAACTTAGCAATATTCTGCATTCTTATTTCGTTTTCTACAGAGCTCTTTTTCAATAAAAAAGAAAGGTATCCAGAATCTTTCAAAAACTGATAAACTAACTCTCCGGTACTATGTGTTGGTATAAGCTTTGCAAGTTTTTCCAAATCAATAACGATTTTTTCAAGCTTATCGAGCGTTTTTTCTGACAAAGATAAACCGTCTAGCAAAGAAGGATCATTTAAAATATTACGAAAGGGCTTATTTGTTCTTTTAGCTATACTGTTTAAAGATATCAATTCAGAAGGATTCACTTGGTAGATATCAGAAACGGCCAAATGATAGAAACTCAAGTTATCATGAAAATCAGTTAAAGAATTAATAAAAGATATTATTATTCTAATTTCCGGACGTTGATATAAACCACTTCCGCCCGAAAGTTTATAAGGAATGCTTTTGGCGTTTAAAGCATGAACAAATGGTTCGCTATGGCTGTTAGCCCTAAAAAGAATGGCAAAATCTTTATATTTAAGCTCGCCGACGCCAACCTTCTTTTTGATAATACTAGCAACTTGATCGGCTTCAGCTAAATTACTTTCACAGTTTATATGATGAATATTATTACCGGTTTTAGAAGTTTTAAGTTTCTTATCTATTTTATATTTAATTTCTAACCTATCCGGATTATTGTGCTGAATTAGCTTATAAGATGAATCAAGAATTTGCTTTGTCGAACGATAGTTCTTAGTTAAAACAATTTCTCTGGCATTGTTATAAGTGTCTTTGAAATCCAAGATGTTGGATATTGCCGCTCCTCTAAATCTAAAAATGCTTTGGTCATCATCTCCTGTTACGGTTAACTGAGATTTCTTTGCCAAAATTTTTAAAAGTTCATTCTGGGCATAATTAGTATCCTGATATTCATCTACTAAAATGTATTTAAATTGTTTCTGATATTCCTTAAGAATTTTGGAATTATTCTTAAACAGCTCAATGCATCTTATAATCTGGTCGCCGTAATCAATGTTTCCGCTTTCACGCATTAAAGAATCGTATCTTTCATAGGTTTGGGCCAATTCCAAAATTCTTTCCGCTTCAACCTGATCCTTACTCGCCTTTATTTCTTTTCTGGCATAATCTAATAAATCTTTTGGCAAAATAATTTCATCCTTTAGGCGCGAGAAAAAGAAGATTAAGGGTTTTATATATTTTGTTGGGTTGCCTAGAGGCCTGTAATGCTTTAGTTCAAATTCAAAAAGATGATCCCTTATAAAAATTGACTGGCCAGCCTCGCCTAAAACCTTAAAATCCGGCGAAACACCAGCCTCTAACGAATTCTCCCTTAAAATTCTGTCGCCAAATGAATGGAAAGTTGAGATCCAAATATTGGTATAACCATAGGGCACTAGAACATCAACCCTCTCTTCCATTTCAGCAGCAGCTTTATCTGTAAATGTAAGGGCAATTATTTCTTCCGGCTTAGCTAGCTTTTCAGAAATTAAATAAGCAATTCTTGAAGTAATAACCTTAGTTTTACCGGTACCAGCGCCGGCGATAACTAAAAGAGACCCCAGCGTGTAAACTACAGCTTCTTTTTGTTCTTTATTTAAATCATTTAGTAAAACTTTGGTGTTCAAACATTTATATTATAGCACAACTGAATTAATGACTTAACAAAAAATTTGGATTATTGATTTTTAAGTAGTACAATATTACATTATTACATCAGTCCTTTGAAAACGGTGGTGATTATCAGCATGCAAATACCAAAAACAACACTTGCCAAAAGATTTGGGTTGAAATATCCATTTGGTCAGCAAGGAATGGCAGTAAATATATCCGATGTTGATCTTATAGTAGCAGGTGTTAAAGAAAAGATTCTTCCAACTCTTGCAGGAGCAGGTCTTATAGCTAAACAGTTACGCAATAAAATTATTCAAATAAAAAAAAGAGTAAAAGGCAAATTCGGCGTAAACCTTATGGTTTCATTAGAAGATTTTGATGAACTTCTTGATGTTTGCATAGAAGAAAAAGTAGATTTTGTAACCCTAGGAGCTGGCTTCTCAAAAGACGCTATTCGCAAATTAAAAGAAAAAAGTATTTTTTGCTTTGTTATTGTATCTTCTCTCCGAGCTGCTAAATTAGCGGCTAAACTTGAAGCTGATGGATTAATATTAGAGGCACCAGATAAAGCTGGAGGTCATTTAGGCATACAAGAAAAAGACCCGGAAAAAATTAAAGAACATCTAAAAGTCTCTGTGTTTGATCTTTTAGAAGAAATTATACCAGTCCTTCGCGAAAAAAACTTTGAAGGATCTATAGTAGTAGCAGGAGGAATAACCAGAGGATGGCAAATGAAAAAAGCCTTTAATATGGGGGCAGATCTAATCGGATTTGGGCAATTCTTTGCCATGACTAATGAATCGGGCGCTTCTGATGATGTTAAACAAGAATGGGTTAAAGCAAAAAAAACAAAAATCATAATGTCGCCGGTTGGATTACCA
Proteins encoded in this window:
- a CDS encoding ATP-dependent endonuclease, with the translated sequence MKICHVKIHNWRSIKDLDIDFEDIMIFIGQNNHGKSNILSALLFFFGEMGCIELDFKKGSEDLFVEVEFKELDDHDKAQFQKYLTSDNHIKVKKQIIKGCNFEYHGYCEIPNDDYLKEEKISDFTSRDKINSTPLKDLIPSTGRITKEIVKDAQEKYIQDNRTSIAFQYDLEATNFLGLKSVAQGIFGNIFFIPAVKNATEEFNVKGKSIFNQLLSNVINEMSFDNQQYIDAKKKIAELTQTLNKNISDGSLNESRPEQITKLEKIIEDELKKWHTTINIEITPPDIDEVLKVGTSVWVDDGVPTDIVRKGHGLQRALIFALIKAWANISKEIKQKEAQATEEKTSRKASESNYFIFEEPELYLHPQAQRELFYSLKELSQVNNQVLLSTHSSSFIDLEMYKSICKVYKTDVNEGSKILQCTEDLFTLDDDKKNFNIAYWINPDRGELFFAEKIILVEGPTDKTIIPYLAKKLSLFKYEYTQIDCGGKDNIKIYIHLLNKFKFPYVAVYDKDNQIAKKSDAITTANKSSKEIEDAIDKNLGKSVIFDNDLEEEIGITDDCNKNKPYFALKHVSGDTFVLNDKLKKKIETIFE
- a CDS encoding DNA modification methylase; its protein translation is MTIQDLIKIYDTKKKKHGAEAYRHISNVLKEAKEQHKKDFKGDDHEQSWRAFKGKNLEKLIEYIITDEVNALGLQVVNGNSLERTNGSNLSKELSLVKRNLIVDYGEFGSHLPDVDLIIYHPKISKVVAVLSSKVTLRERIAQTGYWKIKLASDEATKHIKVYFVTPDEDGTLTVKKPTKKGRAIVEVDTDGSYVLSETNIEESDKVKMFDKFIDDLKKLLK
- a CDS encoding RNA polymerase sporulation sigma factor SigH (DNA-dependent RNA polymerase catalyzes the transcription of DNA into RNA using the four ribonucleoside triphosphates as substrates): MEIIFIDYHSLPTIELVKLAKINDQIAYNHIVNRYKNIISYIARCYPDQGIVYDDKVQEGNIGLFLAVQDFRFDKRTSFGYFAEMCIRRKMITAIKNANRQKHRPINDSISLYGLYIDDEKPNNRREDYIYSKVKNKILLRENQPDRLITTEDLNDYLHVLSDCERDILMLRVNGYSYYDISKELRFKDEKIIDNALFRARRKIQQLQRK